The Streptococcus mitis genome has a segment encoding these proteins:
- a CDS encoding N-acetylmuramoyl-L-alanine amidase, which yields MKKIILASTVALSILGYSQVTVQAQENKAESVRENVTIPHSSTSKIENQEKPKENVEKTDNSSKIDDKEEKTPATEEKKSEVKKEVKKEEKVKEGWQGENNNWRFYEHNKPVTNWKKIQGKWYYFNKDGNRLSNTTFDGYVFNKDGVMAENGWNFINGKWYFASSSGKISQNKWEKIADSWYYFAKDGIMLSNTTFDSYLLTKSGAMATNGWAKIDQNWYYATSSGKISQDKWEKINGSWYYFDKKGIMLSSTTFKGYLFNNSGAMAENSWVKIKDTWFYANASGKFVQNKWEKISGSWYSFAQDGAMLADKWSGSYYLKTNGAMADNEWIFDKNYNSWFFLKRGGMYASKEWIGAYYLKAGGYMAKKEWIYDDTYKARYYLDDNGHYVSGTYKIDGKDHLFHKNGQWISEVSKEVGFVKGQYSKTIFLDPGHGGRDSGAYYYNVAEKDLNMQVYRKLRKKLEELGYKVLTSRDSDIDVDFVTERSRMVNKTNSDIFISIHFNATGNAYSKSSGIQTYSYSDEPDYPSKINPYWHSHPDRMSESKRLAAAIHSSLLAETGAKDAGLLESSFAVLRETAKPAVLLELGYMDNFAENQQIRDSHYQDKIVAGIVKGIQKYYAGK from the coding sequence ATGAAAAAGATTATACTCGCTAGTACAGTTGCCCTATCTATTTTAGGGTACTCTCAAGTAACGGTCCAGGCTCAAGAAAATAAAGCAGAGTCAGTACGAGAAAATGTAACAATTCCTCATTCAAGTACTTCAAAAATCGAAAACCAAGAAAAACCGAAAGAGAATGTTGAAAAAACAGACAATTCTTCTAAAATTGACGATAAAGAAGAAAAAACTCCTGCTACAGAAGAGAAGAAATCTGAAGTAAAAAAAGAAGTAAAAAAAGAAGAAAAAGTCAAAGAAGGTTGGCAGGGAGAAAATAATAACTGGCGCTTTTACGAACACAATAAACCTGTTACCAACTGGAAAAAAATCCAAGGAAAGTGGTACTACTTCAACAAAGATGGAAATCGACTAAGCAATACAACCTTTGATGGTTATGTATTCAATAAAGATGGAGTGATGGCTGAGAACGGTTGGAACTTCATCAATGGAAAGTGGTACTTTGCTAGTTCTTCAGGAAAAATTTCTCAAAATAAATGGGAAAAAATTGCTGATTCTTGGTATTACTTCGCCAAAGATGGAATCATGCTTAGTAATACTACTTTTGACAGCTACTTACTGACTAAAAGTGGTGCTATGGCCACAAACGGCTGGGCAAAAATCGACCAAAATTGGTACTATGCAACATCCTCTGGAAAAATTTCTCAGGACAAGTGGGAGAAAATCAATGGTTCTTGGTACTACTTTGATAAAAAGGGAATCATGTTAAGTTCAACTACATTTAAGGGCTACCTATTTAATAACAGTGGTGCTATGGCTGAAAATAGCTGGGTAAAAATTAAAGATACCTGGTTCTATGCGAACGCATCTGGAAAATTTGTCCAAAACAAATGGGAAAAAATCAGCGGTTCTTGGTATTCTTTTGCTCAAGATGGAGCTATGTTAGCCGATAAATGGTCAGGAAGCTATTATCTAAAAACCAATGGGGCTATGGCTGATAATGAATGGATATTTGATAAAAATTATAACAGCTGGTTCTTTTTGAAGCGTGGTGGAATGTATGCATCAAAAGAATGGATTGGAGCTTATTACCTCAAAGCTGGTGGTTATATGGCTAAAAAAGAGTGGATTTACGACGACACTTATAAGGCCCGCTACTACTTAGATGATAATGGGCATTATGTTTCTGGAACTTACAAAATTGACGGTAAAGACCATCTGTTCCACAAAAATGGTCAATGGATTTCTGAGGTCTCAAAAGAAGTTGGGTTTGTAAAAGGCCAATACAGTAAAACCATCTTTTTAGATCCTGGACATGGGGGAAGAGACTCAGGTGCATACTATTACAATGTCGCTGAAAAAGACCTCAACATGCAGGTGTATCGTAAATTACGCAAAAAATTAGAAGAACTTGGCTACAAAGTTCTCACTTCACGTGATAGTGATATTGATGTAGATTTTGTTACAGAACGTTCTCGTATGGTTAACAAGACTAACTCTGATATCTTTATTAGTATTCACTTCAATGCGACTGGTAATGCATACTCAAAATCTAGTGGAATTCAAACCTATTCCTACAGTGATGAACCTGATTATCCAAGTAAAATCAACCCATACTGGCATAGCCATCCTGACCGTATGAGTGAAAGCAAGCGTCTTGCAGCCGCTATCCACTCTTCATTGTTAGCTGAAACTGGTGCTAAAGATGCTGGCTTATTGGAAAGTAGCTTTGCCGTTCTTCGAGAAACTGCTAAACCAGCCGTCCTCCTAGAGCTAGGTTATATGGATAATTTCGCTGAAAATCAACAGATTCGAGATAGTCACTATCAAGATAAGATTGTAGCAGGTATCGTGAAAGGAATTCAAAAATATTACGCTGGTAAGTAA
- a CDS encoding DUF6287 domain-containing protein, translated as MTKKNFEETNDPKTSVSKGVKGSSPATIRSKVFKIKVYIGIAISLLVVAILASIFLFSSNKANKESSPASSVTSTKESTSQTSTSQGKTDEIDKDKQEKIQKLKDQLTDLDTKITEAEALVSKLKEETAVPKLDIEALRNNDLSSLKGTWRTPSGNEYVINESGEMYATSYRDGQKFEYITELKGSKGQDRRNSETASLSAWVKDSVAGGFVVVAVPSGVVMKPGDDGKLTDKSNHDEERLFAGQQYEAMLSRPEDVYYRVKPDTSKLEEEEKHLAQLQAEREAIKTSLESKEKKNTN; from the coding sequence ATGACTAAGAAAAATTTTGAAGAGACAAATGATCCTAAAACAAGTGTCTCGAAGGGAGTGAAAGGCTCTTCTCCAGCTACAATTAGGAGCAAGGTATTTAAAATAAAAGTCTATATTGGCATTGCTATTAGTCTTTTGGTTGTTGCAATTTTAGCAAGTATCTTCTTATTCTCATCTAATAAGGCAAATAAAGAGTCAAGTCCAGCATCGTCTGTAACTTCAACTAAAGAGTCAACAAGTCAAACATCTACAAGCCAAGGAAAAACAGATGAGATTGATAAAGATAAGCAAGAGAAAATCCAGAAACTCAAGGATCAACTAACTGATTTAGACACCAAGATTACTGAAGCAGAAGCACTTGTTAGCAAGCTAAAAGAAGAAACTGCAGTTCCGAAACTGGATATTGAAGCATTAAGAAATAATGATTTATCTAGTTTGAAAGGCACATGGCGTACACCGTCGGGCAATGAATATGTCATTAATGAGTCTGGTGAAATGTATGCAACTAGTTATAGAGATGGTCAAAAATTTGAATATATTACTGAACTAAAAGGGTCAAAAGGTCAAGATCGTCGTAATTCTGAGACCGCTTCTCTAAGTGCTTGGGTAAAAGATTCTGTTGCTGGAGGATTTGTGGTAGTTGCTGTACCAAGTGGAGTTGTCATGAAACCTGGTGATGATGGAAAACTGACAGATAAAAGCAATCATGACGAGGAGAGACTGTTTGCAGGACAGCAGTATGAAGCGATGTTGTCGAGACCAGAAGATGTTTATTATCGTGTAAAACCAGATACTAGTAAACTTGAAGAAGAGGAGAAGCATTTAGCTCAACTACAGGCTGAACGCGAAGCAATCAAAACTTCTCTAGAATCTAAGGAAAAGAAAAATACGAACTAG
- a CDS encoding S8 family serine peptidase, which yields MKKSTVLSLTTAAVILAAYVPNEVVLADTSSSEDALSISDKEKVVDKQKENKEKHEDIHNAIETSKDTEEKKTTVIEEKEVVGKESVIDNKTNNEKATIKKEDSNQYKGDNAAPSASKDTESPKKEDRLVYIAEFKDKESGEKAIKELSNLRNTKVLYTYDRIFNGSAIETTKDTLDKIKLIEGISSVERSQKVQPMMNHARKEIGVEEAIDYLKSINAPFGKNFDGRGMVISNIDTGTDYRHKAMRIDDDAKASMRFKKEDLKGTDKNFWLSDKIPHAFNYYNGGKITVEKADDGSDYFDPHGMHIAGILAGNDTEKDIKNFNGIDGIAPNAQIFSYKMYSDAGSGFAGDETMFHAIEDSIKHNVDVVSVSSGFTGTGLVGEKYWQAIRALRKAGIPMVVATGNYATSASSSSWDLVANNNLKMTDTGNVTRTAAHEDAIAVASAKNQTVEFDKVKIGGESFKYRNIGAFFDKNKIITNEDGSKAPSKLKFVYIGKGQDQDLIGLDLKGKIAVMDRIYTKDLKNAFKRATDKGARAIMVVNTVNYYNRDNWTELPAMGYEEDEGTTSQVFSISGDDGVKLWNMINPDKKTKVKRNNKEDFKDKLEQYYPIDMASYNSNKPNVGDEKEIDFKFASDTDKELYKEDIIVPAGSTSWGPRTDLLLKPDVSAPGKNIKSTLNVINGKSTYGYMSGTSMATPIVAASTVLIRPKLKEMLERPVLKNLKGDDKIDLTSLTKIALQNTARPMMDATSWKEKSQYFASPRQQGAGLINVANALRNEVVATFKNTDSKGLVNSYGSISLKEIKGDKKYFTIKLHNTSNRPLTFKVSASAITTDALTDRLKLDETYKDEKSSDGKQIVPEIHPEKVKGANITFEHDTFTISPNSSFDLNAVINVGEAKNKNKFVESFIHFESVEEMEALNSNGKKTNFQPSLSMPLMGFAGNWNHEPILDKWAWEEGSKSKTMEGYDDDGKPKIPGTLNKGIGGEHGIDKFNPAGVIQNRKDKNTTSLDQNPELFAFNNEGINAPSSSGSKIAKIYPLDSNGNPQDAQLERGLTPSPLVLRSAEEGMISIVNTNKEGENQIDLKVISREHFIKGILNSKRNDAKGIKSSKLKVWGDLKWDGLIYNPRGREENAPESKDTKDPATKIRGQFEPIAEGQYFYKFKYRLTKDYPWQVSYIPVKIDNTAPKIVSIDFSNPEKIKLITKDTYHKVKEQYKNETLFARDQKEHPEKFDEIANEVWYAGAALVNEDGEVEKNLEVTYAGEGQGRNRKLDKDGNTIYEINGAGDLRGKIIEVIALDGSSNFTKIYRIKFADHADEKGMISYYLVDPDQDSSKYQKLGEIAESKFKNLENRKEDSLKKDTTEVEHHQENEEATEEKSSFTINKAISTIRDFESKDLKKLIKKKFREVDDFTSETGKRTEEYDYKYDDKGNIIAYDDGSALEYETEKLDEIKSKIYGVLSPSKNGHFEILGKISNVSKNAKVYYGNNYKSIEIKTTKYDSHSKTMTFDLYANVNDIVDGLAFAGDMRFFVKDDDQIKAETKIRMPEKNKETKAEYPYASSYGNVIELGEGDLSKNKPTNLTEMETGKIYSDSEKQQYLLKDNIILRKGYALKVTTYNPGKTDMLEGNGVYSQEDIAKIQKANPNLRVLSEKIIYADSRNVEDGRSTQSVLMSALDGFNIVRYQVFTFKMNDKGEAIDKDGNLVTDSSKLVLFGKDGKEYTGEDKSNVEAIKEDGSTLFIDAKPVNLSMDKNYFNPSKSNKIYVRNPEFHLRGKISDKGGFNWELRVNESVVDNYLIYGDLHIDNTRDFNIKLNVKDGDIMDWGMKDYKANGFPDKVTDMDGNVYLQTGYSDLNAKAVGVHYQFLYDNVKPEVNIDPKGNTSIEYANGKSVVFNINDKRNNGFDGEIQEQHIYVNGKEYKSFADIKQIADKTLNIKIVVKDFARNTTVKEFILNKDTGEVSELKPHTVTVTIQNGKEMSSTIVAEEDFILPVYKGELEEGYQFDGWEISGFEGKKDVGYVLNLSKDTLIKPVFKKIEEKKEEENKPTFDVSKKKDNPQVNPSQLNQSHRKEDLQRANHSQKSDSTKDVTATVLDKNFENKKEVHLNEQENIANKHTNIDSKSDTSHSDRLPKTGIVRAVLTPFIAGILFIVGALLGLKKKNQD from the coding sequence ATGAAAAAAAGTACAGTATTGTCATTAACCACAGCTGCAGTTATTTTAGCAGCATATGTCCCTAATGAGGTAGTCTTAGCAGATACATCTAGCTCTGAAGATGCTTTAAGTATCTCTGATAAAGAAAAAGTAGTAGATAAACAAAAAGAAAACAAAGAAAAACATGAAGATATTCATAATGCTATAGAAACTTCAAAGGATACTGAAGAGAAGAAAACAACAGTTATTGAGGAAAAAGAAGTTGTTGGTAAAGAATCTGTGATAGACAATAAAACTAACAATGAAAAAGCAACAATCAAAAAAGAAGATTCCAATCAATACAAAGGAGATAATGCAGCCCCATCTGCAAGTAAAGACACGGAAAGTCCCAAAAAAGAAGATAGACTTGTCTATATTGCTGAATTTAAAGATAAAGAATCTGGAGAAAAAGCAATCAAGGAACTATCAAATCTTAGGAATACAAAAGTTTTATATACTTATGATAGAATTTTTAACGGTAGCGCTATTGAAACAACCAAAGATACTCTGGACAAAATTAAACTAATAGAAGGTATTTCATCGGTTGAAAGGTCACAAAAAGTCCAACCTATGATGAATCATGCTAGAAAAGAAATTGGAGTTGAAGAGGCAATCGATTACCTAAAATCTATCAATGCACCATTTGGGAAAAACTTTGATGGCAGAGGTATGGTCATTTCAAATATCGATACGGGGACAGATTATAGGCATAAGGCTATGAGAATCGATGATGATGCCAAAGCCTCAATGAGATTTAAAAAAGAAGACTTAAAAGGTACTGATAAAAATTTCTGGTTGAGTGATAAAATTCCTCATGCTTTCAATTATTATAATGGTGGTAAAATTACTGTAGAAAAAGCTGATGATGGAAGCGATTATTTTGATCCACATGGGATGCATATTGCTGGGATTCTAGCGGGAAATGATACTGAAAAAGATATCAAAAACTTTAACGGAATAGATGGAATCGCTCCTAATGCACAGATCTTCTCTTATAAAATGTACTCTGACGCAGGATCTGGGTTCGCAGGGGATGAAACAATGTTTCATGCTATTGAAGATTCAATCAAACACAATGTTGATGTTGTTTCGGTATCATCTGGCTTTACAGGAACGGGCCTTGTAGGTGAGAAATATTGGCAAGCTATTAGAGCATTAAGAAAAGCAGGCATTCCAATGGTTGTAGCTACGGGTAACTATGCAACTTCTGCTTCAAGTTCTTCATGGGATTTAGTGGCAAATAATAATCTGAAAATGACCGACACTGGAAATGTAACACGAACTGCAGCACATGAAGATGCGATAGCAGTTGCTTCTGCTAAAAATCAAACAGTTGAGTTTGACAAAGTTAAGATTGGAGGAGAAAGTTTTAAATACAGAAATATAGGGGCCTTTTTCGATAAGAATAAAATCATAACAAACGAAGATGGTTCAAAAGCTCCTAGTAAATTGAAATTTGTATATATAGGCAAAGGTCAAGACCAAGATTTGATAGGTTTGGATCTTAAGGGCAAAATTGCAGTAATGGATAGAATTTATACAAAGGACTTAAAAAATGCTTTTAAACGAGCAACGGATAAGGGTGCACGCGCCATTATGGTTGTAAATACTGTCAATTACTACAATAGAGATAATTGGACAGAGCTCCCAGCTATGGGATATGAGGAGGATGAAGGAACTACTAGTCAAGTTTTCTCAATTTCAGGAGATGATGGTGTAAAGTTATGGAACATGATTAACCCTGATAAAAAAACTAAAGTCAAAAGAAATAATAAAGAAGATTTTAAAGATAAATTGGAGCAATACTATCCAATTGATATGGCAAGCTATAATTCTAATAAACCGAATGTAGGTGATGAAAAAGAGATTGACTTTAAGTTTGCATCTGACACCGACAAAGAACTGTATAAAGAAGATATTATAGTCCCAGCAGGATCCACATCTTGGGGACCGAGAACAGATTTACTTTTAAAACCTGATGTTTCAGCACCTGGTAAAAACATTAAATCCACTCTCAATGTCATTAATGGGAAATCAACTTATGGTTATATGTCAGGTACTAGTATGGCAACTCCAATCGTGGCAGCTTCTACTGTTTTGATTAGACCAAAGTTAAAGGAAATGCTTGAAAGACCTGTATTGAAAAATCTTAAGGGAGATGACAAAATAGATCTTACAAGTCTTACAAAAATAGCCCTACAAAATACTGCACGCCCTATGATGGATGCGACTTCTTGGAAAGAAAAAAGTCAATACTTTGCATCACCTAGACAACAGGGAGCAGGGCTAATTAATGTTGCCAATGCTTTGAGAAATGAAGTCGTAGCGACTTTTAAAAACACGGATTCTAAAGGCTTGGTAAACTCTTATGGTTCTATTTCTCTTAAAGAAATAAAAGGAGATAAAAAATATTTTACAATTAAGCTTCACAATACATCAAACAGACCTTTGACCTTTAAAGTTTCAGCATCTGCTATAACTACAGATGCTCTAACTGACAGACTCAAACTGGATGAAACATATAAAGATGAAAAATCTTCAGATGGGAAGCAAATTGTTCCAGAAATTCACCCAGAAAAAGTCAAAGGAGCAAATATTACATTTGAGCATGATACTTTCACTATAAGCCCAAATTCTAGCTTTGATTTAAATGCGGTTATAAACGTTGGAGAAGCTAAAAATAAAAATAAATTTGTAGAATCATTTATTCATTTTGAGTCAGTGGAAGAAATGGAAGCTTTAAACTCCAATGGGAAGAAAACAAATTTCCAACCTTCTTTATCGATGCCTCTAATGGGATTTGCTGGGAATTGGAACCACGAACCAATCCTTGATAAATGGGCCTGGGAAGAAGGTTCAAAATCAAAAACAATGGAAGGTTATGATGATGATGGCAAACCAAAAATTCCAGGAACCTTAAATAAGGGAATTGGTGGAGAACATGGTATAGATAAATTTAATCCAGCAGGAGTTATACAAAATAGAAAAGATAAAAATACAACATCCCTAGATCAAAATCCAGAATTATTTGCTTTCAATAACGAAGGGATCAACGCACCATCATCAAGTGGTTCTAAGATTGCTAAAATTTATCCTTTAGATTCAAATGGAAATCCTCAAGATGCTCAACTTGAGAGAGGATTAACACCTTCTCCACTTGTATTAAGAAGTGCAGAAGAAGGAATGATTTCAATAGTAAATACAAATAAAGAGGGAGAAAATCAAATTGACTTAAAAGTCATTTCGAGAGAACACTTTATTAAAGGAATTTTGAACTCTAAGAGAAATGATGCAAAGGGAATCAAATCTTCTAAACTAAAAGTTTGGGGTGACTTGAAATGGGATGGACTCATTTATAACCCTAGAGGTAGAGAAGAAAATGCACCAGAAAGCAAGGATACTAAAGATCCTGCTACTAAGATAAGAGGTCAATTTGAACCGATTGCGGAAGGTCAATATTTCTATAAATTTAAATATAGATTAACTAAAGATTATCCATGGCAGGTTTCCTATATTCCTGTAAAAATTGATAACACAGCCCCTAAGATTGTTTCGATTGATTTTTCGAATCCTGAAAAAATTAAGCTGATCACAAAGGATACTTATCACAAGGTAAAAGAGCAATACAAGAATGAAACTTTATTTGCGAGAGATCAGAAAGAACATCCTGAAAAATTTGACGAGATTGCAAACGAAGTTTGGTATGCAGGAGCCGCTCTTGTTAATGAAGACGGAGAAGTTGAGAAAAATCTTGAAGTAACTTATGCAGGTGAGGGTCAAGGAAGAAATAGAAAACTTGACAAAGACGGAAATACCATTTATGAAATTAATGGTGCAGGAGATTTAAGAGGAAAAATCATTGAAGTCATTGCATTAGATGGCTCTAGCAATTTCACAAAGATTTATAGAATTAAATTTGCTGATCATGCTGATGAAAAGGGGATGATTTCCTATTATCTAGTAGATCCTGATCAGGATTCATCTAAATACCAAAAGCTTGGAGAGATTGCCGAATCTAAATTTAAAAATTTAGAAAATAGAAAAGAGGACAGTCTTAAAAAAGATACAACTGAAGTAGAACATCATCAAGAAAATGAAGAGGCTACCGAAGAAAAATCTAGCTTTACTATCAATAAAGCCATTTCAACAATTAGAGATTTTGAAAGCAAAGACTTAAAAAAACTCATTAAAAAGAAATTTAGAGAAGTTGATGACTTTACAAGTGAAACTGGTAAGAGGACAGAAGAATACGATTATAAATACGATGATAAGGGAAATATCATTGCTTATGACGATGGTAGTGCCTTAGAATATGAAACTGAAAAACTTGACGAAATAAAATCAAAAATTTATGGTGTTCTAAGCCCGTCTAAAAATGGACACTTTGAAATTCTTGGAAAGATAAGTAATGTTTCTAAAAATGCCAAGGTATATTATGGAAATAACTATAAATCTATAGAAATCAAAACGACTAAGTATGATTCCCACTCAAAAACGATGACCTTTGATTTATACGCTAATGTTAATGATATTGTGGATGGATTAGCTTTTGCAGGAGATATGAGATTCTTTGTTAAAGATGATGATCAGATAAAAGCTGAAACTAAAATTAGAATGCCTGAAAAAAATAAGGAAACTAAAGCAGAATATCCCTATGCATCAAGTTATGGGAATGTAATAGAATTAGGAGAAGGAGATCTTTCAAAAAATAAACCAACCAATTTAACGGAGATGGAAACTGGTAAAATCTATTCTGATTCAGAAAAACAACAATATCTGTTAAAGGATAACATCATTCTAAGAAAAGGCTATGCACTAAAAGTGACTACCTATAATCCTGGAAAAACGGACATGTTAGAAGGAAATGGAGTCTATAGCCAGGAAGATATAGCAAAAATCCAAAAGGCCAATCCTAATCTAAGAGTTTTATCAGAAAAAATAATTTATGCTGATAGTAGAAATGTTGAAGATGGAAGAAGTACTCAATCAGTATTAATGTCGGCTTTGGACGGCTTTAACATTGTAAGGTATCAAGTGTTTACATTTAAAATGAATGATAAAGGGGAAGCAATCGATAAAGATGGAAATCTTGTGACAGATTCTTCTAAATTGGTATTATTTGGTAAGGATGGTAAAGAGTACACAGGAGAGGATAAGTCCAATGTAGAAGCTATAAAAGAAGATGGCTCTACGTTATTTATTGATGCAAAACCAGTAAATCTTTCAATGGACAAGAACTACTTTAATCCATCTAAATCTAATAAAATCTATGTACGAAATCCAGAATTCCATTTAAGAGGTAAGATTTCTGATAAGGGTGGTTTTAACTGGGAGTTGAGAGTTAATGAATCGGTTGTAGATAATTATTTAATCTATGGAGATTTACACATTGATAACACTAGAGATTTTAACATTAAGCTTAATGTTAAAGACGGTGACATCATGGACTGGGGAATGAAAGACTATAAAGCAAATGGATTTCCAGATAAGGTAACAGACATGGATGGAAATGTTTACCTTCAAACTGGATATAGCGATTTGAATGCGAAAGCGGTTGGAGTACACTATCAATTTTTATATGATAATGTTAAACCAGAAGTAAACATTGATCCAAAAGGAAATACTAGTATCGAATATGCTAACGGAAAATCTGTAGTCTTTAATATCAATGATAAAAGAAATAATGGATTCGATGGTGAGATTCAAGAACAACATATTTATGTAAATGGAAAAGAATACAAATCATTTGCTGATATTAAACAAATAGCAGATAAGACACTAAACATTAAGATAGTTGTAAAAGATTTTGCAAGAAATACAACCGTAAAAGAATTCATTTTAAACAAAGATACGGGAGAGGTAAGCGAACTAAAACCTCATACAGTAACTGTGACCATTCAAAATGGAAAAGAAATGAGTTCAACGATAGTGGCGGAAGAAGATTTCATTTTACCTGTCTATAAGGGTGAATTAGAGGAAGGCTATCAATTTGATGGTTGGGAAATTTCTGGTTTCGAAGGGAAAAAAGACGTTGGCTATGTTCTTAATCTATCAAAAGATACCCTTATAAAACCTGTATTCAAGAAAATAGAGGAGAAAAAGGAGGAGGAAAATAAACCTACTTTTGATGTATCCAAAAAGAAAGATAACCCACAGGTAAATCCTAGCCAATTAAATCAAAGCCATAGAAAAGAGGACTTACAAAGAGCAAATCATTCACAAAAATCTGATTCAACTAAGGATGTTACAGCTACAGTTCTTGATAAAAACTTTGAAAATAAGAAGGAAGTCCATCTTAATGAACAAGAGAACATAGCTAATAAACATACTAACATTGATAGTAAGTCGGATACTAGCCATTCTGATAGGTTGCCAAAAACCGGAATAGTTAGAGCAGTTCTTACACCATTCATTGCTGGAATATTGTTTATAGTAGGAGCACTTCTTGGATTGAAGAAAAAAAATCAAGATTAA
- a CDS encoding ABC transporter permease translates to MKKYQRMHLIFIRQYIKQIMEYKVDFVVGVLGVFLTQGLNLLFLNVIFQHIPSLEGWTFQEIAFIYGFSLIPKGLDHLFFDNLWALGQRLVRKGEFDKYLTRPINPLFHILVETFQIDALGELLVGGILLATTVSSIAWTLPKFLLFLVCIPFATLIYTSLKIATASIAFWTKQSGAMIYIFYMFNDFAKYPISIYNSLLRWLISFIVPFAFTAYYPASYFLQDKDVIFNIGGLMLISLVFFGISLKLWDRGLDAYESAGS, encoded by the coding sequence ATGAAAAAATATCAACGCATGCATCTGATTTTTATCAGACAATACATCAAACAAATCATGGAATACAAGGTGGATTTTGTGGTTGGAGTACTGGGAGTATTTCTGACTCAAGGCTTGAATCTCTTGTTTCTCAATGTCATCTTTCAACACATCCCATCCCTAGAAGGCTGGACTTTTCAAGAAATTGCCTTTATCTATGGTTTTTCTTTGATTCCCAAGGGCTTGGACCATCTCTTTTTTGATAATCTCTGGGCGCTAGGGCAACGCTTGGTGCGAAAAGGAGAATTTGATAAGTATCTGACACGTCCTATCAATCCTCTCTTTCACATCCTAGTTGAGACCTTTCAGATTGATGCCTTGGGTGAACTTTTGGTCGGTGGAATTTTATTAGCGACAACAGTATCAAGCATTGCTTGGACTCTTCCCAAATTCCTACTTTTCCTAGTTTGTATTCCTTTTGCGACCTTGATCTATACTTCCCTGAAAATCGCGACTGCCAGTATCGCTTTTTGGACCAAGCAGTCAGGCGCCATGATCTACATTTTTTATATGTTTAATGACTTTGCTAAGTATCCTATTTCCATTTACAATTCACTTCTTCGTTGGTTGATTAGCTTTATCGTGCCCTTTGCCTTTACAGCCTACTATCCTGCCAGCTATTTCTTGCAGGACAAGGATGTAATCTTTAATATCGGAGGTTTGATGTTGATTTCCCTTGTCTTTTTTGGTATTTCCTTGAAACTTTGGGATAGGGGCTTGGATGCATACGAAAGTGCAGGTTCGTAA
- a CDS encoding ABC transporter permease, with the protein MFKLWRRYKPFINAGVQELITYRVNFILYRIGDVMGAFVAFYLWKAVFDSSQESLIQGFSMADITLYIIMSFVTNLLTRSDSSFMIGEEVKDGSITMRLLRPVHFAASYLFTELGSKWLIFISVGLPFLSVIVLMKILSGQGIVEVLGLTVLYLFSLTLAYLINFFFNICFGFSAFVFKNLWGSNLLKTSIVAFMSGSLIPLAFFPKVVSDILSFLPFSSLIYTPVMIIVGKYDANQILQALALQFFWLLVMVGLSQLIWKRVQSFITIQGG; encoded by the coding sequence ATGTTCAAATTGTGGAGACGTTATAAACCCTTTATCAATGCAGGCGTTCAGGAGTTGATTACCTATCGAGTCAACTTTATTCTCTATCGAATCGGCGATGTCATGGGTGCTTTTGTGGCTTTTTATCTTTGGAAGGCTGTCTTTGATTCATCGCAGGAGTCCTTGATTCAGGGCTTCAGTATGGCAGATATCACCCTCTACATCATTATGAGTTTTGTGACCAATCTGTTGACCAGGTCTGATAGCTCCTTTATGATTGGGGAGGAGGTCAAGGATGGTTCCATTACCATGCGTTTGTTGCGACCAGTGCATTTTGCAGCCTCTTATCTCTTTACTGAGCTTGGGTCCAAGTGGTTGATTTTTATCAGCGTTGGACTGCCATTTTTAAGTGTCATTGTTTTGATGAAAATCTTATCTGGGCAAGGGATTGTAGAAGTGCTGGGATTAACTGTCCTTTATCTTTTTAGTTTAACGCTGGCCTATCTGATTAACTTTTTCTTTAATATCTGTTTTGGTTTTTCAGCCTTTGTGTTTAAAAATCTTTGGGGTTCCAATCTACTCAAGACTTCCATAGTGGCTTTTATGTCTGGAAGTTTGATTCCCTTGGCTTTCTTTCCAAAGGTTGTTTCAGATATTCTGTCCTTCCTGCCTTTTTCATCCTTGATTTATACTCCGGTCATGATTATCGTTGGGAAATACGATGCCAATCAGATTCTTCAGGCGCTCGCTTTGCAGTTTTTCTGGCTCTTAGTGATGGTGGGCTTGTCTCAGTTGATTTGGAAACGAGTCCAGTCATTTATCACCATTCAAGGAGGTTAG